A single Paenibacillus kribbensis DNA region contains:
- a CDS encoding GNAT family N-acetyltransferase — translation MSNSRNLSKLTKADKPLFVSLMSRTFAQDPLFLHLFGDSKLDRKAKHRVKAFVSFMFDKSFLLHEEVWGYFENESLIGTYIVEKPHPSMLQNLKGVLLIVRLIPLFFQLSGQTLHLLNSYMRVTRSSAPSFTHHYLIMIGVSPEEQGKGIGKSLLQHLINTVKADKKSQGIALDTENKENVDLYRRFGFTLSQEAQMDNMPVYCMFYPKEG, via the coding sequence ATGAGTAATTCACGCAACCTATCCAAACTAACCAAAGCAGACAAGCCCTTATTCGTATCACTTATGAGCAGGACGTTTGCCCAGGACCCCTTATTCCTGCATTTATTTGGCGACTCCAAGCTTGACAGAAAGGCAAAACATCGAGTAAAAGCCTTTGTTTCCTTTATGTTTGATAAAAGCTTTTTGCTTCATGAAGAGGTGTGGGGTTATTTCGAAAATGAAAGCTTGATCGGTACTTACATCGTGGAGAAGCCACATCCAAGCATGCTTCAGAATTTGAAAGGTGTATTGTTAATCGTGAGGCTGATTCCTTTATTTTTTCAATTGTCCGGGCAAACGTTGCATCTTCTTAACTCCTATATGCGAGTCACCAGATCCTCTGCTCCTTCATTTACGCATCACTATCTGATTATGATCGGGGTAAGTCCAGAAGAACAAGGAAAGGGGATCGGCAAATCCCTTTTGCAACACTTGATCAATACGGTCAAGGCGGATAAAAAATCGCAAGGAATCGCGCTGGATACAGAAAATAAAGAGAATGTGGATTTATACCGAAGATTTGGATTTACGTTAAGCCAAGAAGCACAAATGGACAATATGCCTGTGTACTGCATGTTCTACCCAAAAGAAGGTTAA
- a CDS encoding MmcQ/YjbR family DNA-binding protein has protein sequence MYEEIVAYGLSKKEAVKDYPFGPETLVLKVGGKMFALLTEKDGISHVSLKCDPAIAENLREQNKAIKPGYHLNKKHWNTITVDPAFPLDDLYSMIDHSYELVFKSLTKAQREAITMRIRAAES, from the coding sequence ATGTATGAGGAAATTGTGGCGTATGGCTTAAGTAAAAAGGAGGCTGTAAAGGATTACCCTTTTGGTCCCGAGACGCTGGTGCTCAAGGTAGGAGGCAAGATGTTTGCTCTCTTGACTGAAAAGGATGGCATTAGCCATGTATCTCTAAAATGTGATCCGGCCATTGCAGAAAACCTGCGTGAGCAAAACAAGGCGATTAAACCGGGATATCATTTGAATAAAAAGCATTGGAACACGATAACGGTCGATCCTGCTTTCCCATTAGATGATCTGTATAGCATGATCGACCATTCGTATGAGCTGGTGTTCAAGAGCTTGACCAAAGCGCAGCGTGAAGCCATTACGATGAGAATACGGGCAGCCGAATCGTGA
- a CDS encoding AI-2E family transporter → MVRNWMNHTGVRRAAVLAIIILLLFMLRSMMNIILLTLLLTILIGSVYNGVNKLIKRFANVPPMIVLLLVYGLLILIIVWGVYRMVPLISIQVKQVYFMIHQAYMYPDRNQWNETIIQFMDTLNVQRLFEPGWNAVMKISQLGTQLLVSIILSLFFLMEKSYITRFTATFVDSKLGWFFKEVAHFGRMFLDTFGKVLEAQLLISLINCILTTTALWIMGFPNLLGLALIIFLLGLVPVAGVFISLIPLGLIAFSVGGIKYVIYLVILIVVIHAIEAYFLNPKLMSSKTNLPIFFTFVVLIFSEHLIGIWGLIVGIPLFVFFLDLIGVQRKQEKDT, encoded by the coding sequence ATGGTAAGAAACTGGATGAATCATACGGGCGTCAGGCGGGCAGCTGTGCTTGCGATAATCATTTTGCTATTGTTCATGTTGAGAAGCATGATGAACATTATTTTGTTAACGTTGCTGCTTACGATCCTGATTGGCAGCGTATATAACGGAGTGAACAAGCTGATCAAGCGGTTCGCCAATGTACCGCCAATGATTGTGCTGCTATTGGTTTACGGGCTGCTGATCCTGATTATCGTGTGGGGAGTATACCGCATGGTGCCGCTAATCAGCATTCAGGTCAAGCAGGTGTATTTCATGATTCATCAGGCGTATATGTATCCTGACCGTAATCAATGGAACGAAACGATCATTCAATTTATGGATACCCTGAATGTTCAGCGGCTATTTGAGCCTGGCTGGAATGCGGTCATGAAAATCAGCCAACTGGGCACACAACTGCTGGTGTCGATTATTTTGAGCTTGTTTTTCCTAATGGAAAAATCCTATATTACACGCTTTACAGCTACGTTTGTCGATAGCAAGCTGGGCTGGTTCTTCAAGGAAGTAGCGCATTTTGGGCGCATGTTTCTGGACACGTTCGGAAAGGTGCTGGAAGCCCAGCTATTGATTTCACTCATTAACTGTATATTGACGACGACCGCTCTTTGGATTATGGGTTTTCCTAATCTGCTCGGCCTCGCGCTCATCATATTCTTGTTGGGATTAGTCCCGGTGGCGGGTGTGTTCATCTCGCTGATACCGCTCGGTCTGATTGCTTTTAGCGTCGGAGGAATCAAGTATGTGATTTATCTGGTTATTCTGATCGTGGTTATTCATGCGATTGAAGCCTATTTCCTGAATCCGAAGCTGATGTCATCCAAAACCAATTTGCCGATCTTTTTTACCTTTGTCGTATTGATTTTCTCTGAACATTTGATCGGGATTTGGGGCCTGATTGTAGGGATTCCACTGTTTGTTTTCTTCCTCGATCTGATTGGCGTACAGCGCAAACAAGAGAAGGATACCTGA
- a CDS encoding DEAD/DEAH box helicase has protein sequence MSFELTRRTIRQLCSQAAYDDGDDYYRAKRVAFTQIDHDEGVYEATVKGSGFYAVAAMIRPNGSIRAECTCRTFQTTGRYCKHIAAVLINVHDMLRGKSLSVRSFASRLHPGTSLDTAGAADASYDHTARTARSSGITSGDLQLTDSMLKLFSSKRPIRSTSTLLDTREVLDFQFMIRPFAYGYQKYMFGVEIKSGPKRLYIVQKIRSFLDSIDHGDSYRFTKNFSYEPQLHRFRLEHDAILQQLVQVCRNERMIRETSGAYVSPSSHMSGERMLLIPPAAWEKLFPLLTAAQGVHFEIHGNMSEGIPQSDLMLPLQFEFDEAEGETEGYQLCIQGLDDLTIMEDYGVVIADGKLVPQKTGPLRHLSELKRMVEVHHRRKIQIAPTQMESFMDKVVPGLMKLGRVHMSRSVSERVTQQPLKAKLYLDRVRDKLLAALEFQYGDIVINPLETDKQVPGNNRILIRDGEQEQRILELMDHSSFAKTDSGYVMEDEDAEFDFLYHTVPQLEKLLAIYATGAVKAKINNTLPVPRTRVEWDEHTDLLEFTFDIDGIPESEIRQLLKSLNEKKRYHRLPNGALLPLETEEYKELIRFMNETGIRKSDLDAAQIRIPVTQGLYLIDPHDQGKNLTLGKAFRQLLENIRNPDHLDFPVPESLAPILRDYQVYGFQWLKTLAHYRFGGILADDMGLGKTLQSIAFLVSVLPEIRSQQLPAIIVSPASLVYNWRNELEKFAPHIRVTIADGTPEERSRMIRDAASYDVIITSYPLLRRDAEMYGKSSFHTLILDEAQAFKNHATQTAQAVKDIKARYRFALTGTPIENTLEELWSIFDIVFPELFPGGKRAFHNLTRNAIAKRIRPFLLRRLKSDVLQELPEKIESVQVSRLLPEQKKLYMAYLAELQHETLKHLNEEGFQKSRIKILAGLTRLRQLCCHPGLFVDGYTGSSAKYEQLLEIIAECLSSGKRMLIFSQFTTMLQMIRRELAREGVPYFYLDGQTPASERVELCSRFNEGERDLFLISLKAGGTGLNLTGADTVILYDLWWNPAVEEQATNRAHRMGQKKVVQVIRLVAQGTVEDKMYELQQKKKHLIDQIIQPGQESLSALTELEIRELLMI, from the coding sequence ATGAGCTTTGAACTTACCCGGCGAACCATCAGACAGCTATGCAGCCAAGCCGCTTATGACGACGGGGACGACTATTACCGGGCCAAAAGAGTGGCCTTTACACAAATAGACCATGATGAAGGTGTGTACGAAGCTACAGTCAAAGGAAGCGGATTTTATGCTGTTGCCGCAATGATCCGTCCCAATGGCAGTATCCGTGCGGAATGCACCTGTAGAACATTTCAGACGACCGGAAGGTATTGTAAACACATCGCTGCTGTGCTCATTAACGTGCACGATATGCTGCGAGGCAAAAGTCTGTCTGTACGCTCCTTTGCTTCCAGACTTCATCCCGGCACTTCCCTGGATACAGCTGGGGCTGCAGATGCTTCGTATGATCACACTGCCAGAACCGCACGCTCCTCTGGCATCACATCAGGGGATCTCCAGCTGACCGACAGTATGTTAAAGCTGTTCAGCAGCAAAAGGCCGATTCGCAGTACGTCGACCCTGCTGGATACTCGCGAGGTCTTGGATTTTCAGTTTATGATCCGGCCTTTCGCCTATGGCTACCAGAAATATATGTTTGGCGTGGAGATAAAATCAGGGCCCAAACGATTATATATCGTTCAGAAAATCCGCTCGTTTCTCGATAGTATTGACCATGGAGATAGCTACAGGTTCACGAAAAACTTTTCTTACGAGCCTCAGCTGCATCGCTTCCGGCTTGAGCATGACGCCATTCTCCAGCAGTTGGTGCAGGTTTGCCGCAATGAGCGCATGATTCGGGAAACCTCAGGTGCGTATGTGTCCCCAAGCAGTCATATGAGTGGCGAACGAATGCTGCTGATCCCCCCTGCGGCTTGGGAGAAGCTATTCCCCTTGCTGACAGCAGCACAGGGTGTCCATTTTGAAATTCACGGAAATATGAGCGAGGGTATCCCCCAGTCGGACCTCATGCTTCCGCTGCAATTTGAATTCGATGAAGCCGAGGGCGAAACCGAGGGCTACCAGCTATGTATTCAGGGACTCGATGATTTGACCATCATGGAGGACTATGGTGTCGTCATTGCCGATGGCAAGCTTGTACCCCAGAAGACTGGTCCACTGCGGCATTTATCCGAGCTGAAACGGATGGTGGAAGTCCACCACAGGCGGAAGATCCAGATTGCGCCGACACAGATGGAGTCTTTTATGGACAAGGTTGTGCCTGGACTGATGAAGCTCGGACGGGTCCATATGAGCCGGTCTGTCTCTGAACGGGTCACACAACAGCCACTAAAGGCGAAGCTATATCTGGATCGGGTAAGGGACAAGCTGCTGGCTGCACTGGAGTTCCAATATGGGGATATCGTGATCAATCCGTTGGAAACAGATAAGCAGGTGCCTGGCAACAACCGGATTCTGATCCGGGACGGGGAACAGGAGCAGCGGATTTTGGAACTGATGGACCATAGCTCCTTCGCCAAAACAGACAGCGGATATGTTATGGAAGATGAAGATGCGGAATTTGATTTTCTGTACCATACCGTACCACAACTGGAGAAGCTGCTTGCCATCTATGCCACAGGTGCGGTCAAAGCGAAGATCAACAATACGCTGCCCGTCCCGAGGACACGGGTGGAGTGGGATGAACACACGGATTTGCTGGAATTTACATTTGATATTGACGGTATACCCGAATCTGAAATTCGTCAGCTGCTCAAATCGTTAAATGAGAAGAAAAGGTATCACCGTTTGCCGAATGGTGCCCTGCTGCCGCTGGAAACAGAGGAATACAAGGAGCTCATCCGATTCATGAACGAAACGGGTATCCGCAAAAGCGATTTGGATGCGGCGCAAATTCGTATTCCCGTCACGCAAGGGCTGTACTTAATTGATCCCCACGATCAGGGGAAGAATCTGACTTTGGGCAAAGCCTTTCGCCAGCTGCTGGAAAACATACGGAATCCCGACCATCTCGACTTTCCAGTGCCGGAATCGCTCGCTCCCATCTTGAGAGATTACCAGGTATATGGCTTTCAATGGCTCAAGACATTGGCGCATTACCGTTTTGGGGGCATATTGGCAGATGATATGGGGCTGGGCAAAACGTTGCAAAGCATCGCCTTCCTTGTCTCTGTCCTGCCGGAAATCCGCAGCCAGCAGCTGCCAGCCATAATCGTATCCCCTGCATCACTGGTGTACAATTGGCGAAATGAGCTGGAGAAATTTGCTCCGCATATCCGCGTCACGATCGCAGATGGTACCCCGGAAGAGCGCAGCCGGATGATACGGGATGCTGCCAGCTATGACGTTATCATTACCTCCTATCCTCTGCTGCGCCGGGATGCAGAGATGTACGGCAAGTCATCGTTTCACACGCTCATTCTGGATGAAGCGCAAGCGTTCAAGAACCATGCCACCCAGACAGCGCAGGCCGTTAAGGATATAAAAGCCCGTTACCGTTTTGCCCTGACAGGAACGCCTATAGAAAATACACTGGAAGAGCTGTGGTCCATCTTTGACATTGTATTTCCCGAGCTATTTCCCGGCGGAAAGAGAGCGTTTCACAACCTGACTCGCAATGCGATTGCCAAGCGGATTCGCCCGTTTCTGCTGCGTCGTCTCAAGAGCGATGTCCTCCAGGAGCTGCCTGAAAAAATTGAATCCGTTCAGGTATCACGGCTCCTGCCGGAGCAGAAAAAGCTGTACATGGCTTATCTGGCCGAGCTCCAGCATGAAACGTTGAAGCATCTGAACGAGGAGGGCTTTCAGAAAAGCCGGATTAAAATCCTTGCCGGTCTGACCCGGCTTCGCCAGCTCTGCTGTCATCCGGGCCTGTTCGTCGACGGGTACACCGGAAGCTCAGCCAAATACGAACAGCTGCTGGAAATCATCGCAGAATGCCTCAGCTCCGGGAAACGGATGCTCATTTTTTCACAGTTCACAACGATGCTGCAAATGATCAGACGCGAGCTTGCCCGGGAAGGGGTCCCTTACTTCTATCTGGATGGGCAGACACCAGCTTCGGAACGTGTGGAGCTGTGCAGCCGCTTTAATGAAGGAGAACGCGACCTGTTCCTGATTTCCCTAAAGGCAGGGGGAACTGGCCTGAATCTCACCGGAGCAGATACGGTCATTTTGTATGACCTGTGGTGGAATCCCGCCGTGGAGGAGCAGGCTACCAACCGCGCACATCGAATGGGCCAGAAAAAAGTCGTACAGGTGATTCGCCTCGTTGCCCAAGGCACGGTGGAGGACAAAATGTATGAGCTGCAGCAGAAAAAGAAACACCTGATCGACCAGATCATCCAGCCGGGACAAGAAAGCCTTTCGGCATTGACCGAACTGGAGATTCGAGAGCTGCTTATGATATAA
- a CDS encoding site-2 protease family protein, whose product MPKEDQKADSKSGSSKWYLGSAAALLLLKGKSLLALLKFSKFGGALFSMAATIGAYAIIYPWGFAVGFVLLLFVHELGHVWAAKRKGLPVSTPLFIPFLGALITMKRQPLDAQTEAYVAMGGPLLGTVGAMVVYAGAYATDSPLLYALSYVGFFLNLINLLPIHPLDGGRISTAVTRWLWLVGLLGGIVVIIYLKSFLFFFIWALFAYDLYKKYVKQNKGEAKVLSFTQNPVVDVQHLYEQGYPLPGPEHTRRLSFNTYSDLEGQQYVTVYMESLDVAQTFMLPQQCLVQDAWLNGVEHISTPDAYQLRLLCGIDYIPYENDKYYEVPASSRWKFGIGYLGLALFLMGMMYVVHQHIGDIRLR is encoded by the coding sequence TTGCCAAAAGAAGACCAAAAGGCGGATTCCAAGTCCGGCTCATCCAAATGGTATCTTGGCAGTGCGGCAGCGTTGCTTCTTTTGAAGGGCAAGTCGTTGCTTGCTCTTTTGAAATTCAGTAAATTTGGCGGTGCGCTGTTCTCTATGGCAGCGACGATTGGCGCATATGCGATCATTTATCCGTGGGGATTTGCGGTCGGGTTCGTGCTGCTATTATTTGTGCATGAGTTGGGGCATGTATGGGCTGCCAAGCGCAAGGGGCTTCCAGTGTCGACACCGTTATTTATCCCTTTTCTGGGTGCGCTGATCACGATGAAACGCCAGCCTTTGGATGCCCAGACAGAGGCTTATGTGGCCATGGGCGGCCCGTTACTGGGCACGGTTGGGGCTATGGTGGTATACGCAGGAGCCTATGCAACGGACAGTCCGCTGCTATATGCACTCTCATATGTCGGATTTTTCCTGAATCTGATTAATCTGTTGCCGATTCATCCGCTCGACGGAGGAAGGATTTCCACGGCAGTGACACGCTGGTTATGGCTAGTAGGCTTATTGGGTGGCATCGTCGTAATTATCTATTTGAAATCCTTTTTATTTTTCTTTATTTGGGCCCTCTTCGCCTATGATTTATACAAAAAATATGTCAAACAAAATAAAGGAGAGGCCAAGGTTTTATCCTTTACGCAAAATCCGGTGGTTGATGTACAGCATCTGTACGAGCAAGGATACCCCTTGCCCGGACCGGAGCATACGCGCAGATTATCCTTTAATACCTACTCGGATCTGGAAGGGCAGCAATATGTGACGGTGTATATGGAAAGTCTGGATGTAGCGCAGACATTCATGCTGCCACAGCAGTGCCTTGTCCAAGATGCATGGCTGAACGGTGTGGAGCATATATCGACGCCAGATGCGTATCAGCTCAGATTGCTGTGCGGGATCGATTATATACCCTATGAAAATGATAAATATTACGAAGTACCCGCATCATCACGCTGGAAATTCGGGATCGGTTACTTGGGCTTGGCCTTATTCCTGATGGGGATGATGTATGTGGTGCACCAGCATATAGGAGATATTAGGCTGAGATAA
- a CDS encoding DedA family protein, whose amino-acid sequence MEWAMSIINQYGYIAIFALLALGIIGLPVPDEIIMVFVGYLSSIMVLNYSMSVLVSFIGAMTGMMISYTLGKKLGQPLVDKHGKWVGLTPKRFAKVKGWFARFGLWTILFGYFIPGVRHVTSYLSGISAMPARKYILVASAGSLVWTLIFISIGYIAGANINFQ is encoded by the coding sequence ATGGAATGGGCCATGAGTATCATTAATCAATACGGATATATCGCTATTTTTGCGCTTCTTGCTCTTGGGATTATCGGCCTGCCGGTTCCGGATGAAATTATTATGGTATTTGTCGGCTATTTATCCTCCATCATGGTACTGAACTATTCAATGTCAGTACTGGTCAGCTTTATCGGTGCGATGACAGGGATGATGATCAGCTACACGCTTGGCAAAAAGCTGGGGCAGCCGTTGGTCGATAAGCACGGCAAGTGGGTCGGGCTGACACCAAAGCGGTTTGCAAAGGTGAAGGGGTGGTTTGCACGCTTTGGGCTATGGACGATTCTGTTCGGTTATTTTATTCCGGGAGTCAGGCATGTGACAAGCTACTTGTCGGGGATTAGTGCCATGCCTGCTCGAAAATATATACTGGTGGCAAGCGCAGGCTCTCTGGTATGGACGCTTATCTTTATCTCGATTGGTTATATTGCCGGGGCGAATATAAACTTTCAGTAA
- the psiE gene encoding phosphate-starvation-inducible protein PsiE, giving the protein MNVVMKYIEKLPGFLQMILNISLFLVGLILSFLLLKETWSIFSYVFLYSEADKNYYEFTEELLVFFLYFEFIALIVKYFKTNFHFPLRYFIYIGITAVIRLIIIDHEDAKNTFWWSIAILVMVGSLLIANSKLLKRES; this is encoded by the coding sequence TTGAATGTTGTCATGAAGTATATTGAGAAGTTGCCTGGTTTTCTGCAAATGATCTTGAATATCTCGTTGTTTCTGGTCGGGCTGATTTTAAGCTTCTTGCTCCTGAAAGAAACCTGGTCCATTTTCTCTTATGTATTTTTGTACTCAGAGGCAGATAAAAATTACTATGAATTCACGGAGGAACTGCTTGTATTCTTCTTGTATTTTGAGTTCATTGCATTAATCGTTAAGTACTTTAAAACCAATTTTCATTTTCCCCTTCGGTATTTTATCTATATTGGAATCACGGCCGTCATCAGGCTCATTATAATAGATCATGAAGATGCTAAAAATACATTTTGGTGGTCCATTGCAATTCTGGTCATGGTAGGTTCTCTATTGATCGCTAACAGTAAATTGTTAAAAAGAGAAAGCTGA
- a CDS encoding TetR/AcrR family transcriptional regulator — protein sequence MNGFERRKEKKIEQIYSASFQLFSKYGFQKVTVNEIAQQARVSPATIYNYFGTKEQLYADMLMNWMDKQLEQYEEILDSGLSFPEKSKEIMMLEAQNLKILSDEFLKFPSSEFSGLAQALESYSEQKVTGFFMKFVALGKHEGYIHRDQTEETAMMYFTMFKNELSRHWEASNQERLTCNVDQFMELFFFGLAGQAQK from the coding sequence ATGAACGGTTTTGAACGACGGAAAGAGAAAAAAATAGAGCAGATATACAGTGCTTCATTTCAACTATTTTCTAAATACGGATTTCAGAAGGTTACTGTGAATGAGATCGCTCAGCAGGCAAGGGTTTCCCCGGCGACCATCTATAATTACTTTGGAACGAAAGAACAGCTTTATGCCGACATGCTTATGAATTGGATGGACAAGCAGCTGGAGCAGTATGAGGAAATACTTGATTCAGGCCTTTCCTTTCCTGAGAAAAGTAAGGAAATTATGATGCTGGAGGCCCAAAATTTAAAAATCCTGTCGGATGAATTTCTAAAATTCCCGTCCTCTGAGTTTAGCGGACTGGCTCAAGCACTGGAAAGCTACAGCGAGCAGAAGGTAACGGGCTTTTTTATGAAGTTTGTTGCGCTCGGGAAGCATGAGGGATATATCCATAGAGACCAAACCGAAGAGACAGCGATGATGTATTTTACGATGTTCAAAAATGAGCTGAGTCGGCATTGGGAGGCGTCGAATCAAGAACGGTTAACCTGTAATGTCGATCAATTCATGGAATTGTTCTTCTTTGGATTAGCCGGACAGGCGCAGAAATAG
- the pssA gene encoding CDP-diacylglycerol--serine O-phosphatidyltransferase — protein MKWNWLPSLCTLANLGAGVLSLYFTIHEQYMTAFTLVVVAALWDVLDGLLARLLHCSSDFGKQLDSLADVVSFGVAPAFLILLYKLGDTHWIGPAVAVLFVICGAVRLARFNLMAFSTGFVGMPITAAGVIVSFMFLWSEHLKPGLLLTLMVVLSLLMISRIPFPSFKKLPSRR, from the coding sequence ATGAAATGGAATTGGTTGCCCTCGCTTTGCACGCTTGCAAACCTGGGGGCAGGGGTCTTATCCCTGTACTTCACGATTCATGAGCAATATATGACCGCCTTTACCCTCGTGGTGGTGGCTGCTTTATGGGATGTACTGGACGGTTTGCTGGCAAGGCTGCTGCATTGCTCCAGTGATTTTGGCAAGCAGCTCGACTCGCTGGCGGATGTGGTCTCATTTGGTGTTGCACCTGCTTTCTTGATCTTACTTTACAAGCTGGGAGATACCCATTGGATAGGGCCAGCCGTGGCTGTTTTGTTTGTGATATGTGGTGCGGTAAGGCTGGCCAGATTCAACCTGATGGCTTTTAGCACAGGTTTTGTAGGTATGCCAATTACAGCTGCGGGTGTGATTGTGTCCTTTATGTTTCTGTGGAGTGAGCATTTGAAGCCGGGGCTGCTGCTCACGCTAATGGTAGTGCTATCGCTCCTGATGATCAGTCGTATTCCGTTCCCGTCCTTCAAGAAATTACCGAGCAGGAGGTAA
- a CDS encoding nitroreductase family protein encodes MSELVKTIQERRSASKFIPDVTIDQKELEEIFQLVKFAPSAFNLQHAHYIVVQDADMKQRLHDEASKQYKILTSSATIVVLGDTEAYTKVAEYNEGFLNLGVLSKQEYDSTVESVTQFYRERGPVFQREEAIRNASLSAMQFMLIAKDKGWDTCPMIGFDPAKVQEILNIPEHFVPVMMITLGKEDESGQRPRGYRKPIGQFVSYNGF; translated from the coding sequence ATGAGCGAACTGGTGAAAACTATCCAAGAGAGAAGATCAGCTTCTAAATTTATTCCTGATGTTACAATAGATCAAAAAGAACTGGAAGAGATATTTCAGCTGGTGAAGTTTGCTCCATCGGCTTTTAATTTACAGCATGCACACTATATCGTGGTACAGGATGCGGATATGAAGCAAAGGCTGCATGACGAGGCAAGCAAGCAGTATAAAATATTAACGTCTTCGGCCACCATTGTGGTGCTGGGGGATACAGAGGCTTATACAAAAGTAGCTGAATATAATGAAGGTTTTCTGAATCTGGGCGTGTTGAGCAAGCAGGAATATGACAGCACGGTGGAATCGGTAACCCAGTTTTATCGAGAACGGGGACCTGTTTTCCAAAGAGAAGAAGCGATACGCAATGCCAGCCTGTCAGCCATGCAGTTCATGCTGATTGCCAAGGATAAAGGGTGGGATACTTGCCCGATGATCGGCTTTGATCCTGCGAAGGTACAGGAAATATTGAATATTCCAGAACATTTTGTACCCGTAATGATGATTACCTTGGGTAAAGAGGATGAATCCGGTCAGCGGCCACGTGGATACCGCAAGCCAATTGGACAATTTGTGAGCTACAACGGATTTTGA
- a CDS encoding ring-cleaving dioxygenase: MSLKTAGIHHITSFAGDPQGNVDFYAGVLGLRLIKKTINFDAPEVYHLYFGNEQGSPGTIVTFFPAPGTRRGKIGGGQVGITTYVVPPGALEYWENRLHSLKVSFTKATRFGESYIQFRDNEGLHLELVEREEGPANTWTAGGVPADKAIKGFGGAVLFSTDSKHTQDVLKNVLGMVPVGEDADAGYIRYQTTGDLGNLIDLPIKNVPPGSGGAGTVHHIAWRAQDDTEHQAWNEWVRQHGLGTTGIIDRQYFNAVYFREQGGILFEIATDPPGFTVDEELNELGHKLMLPEWYEPQRSLIESNLVPIEPRVIKQD, translated from the coding sequence ATGTCATTAAAGACTGCCGGAATTCACCATATCACGTCCTTTGCAGGAGACCCGCAGGGCAATGTTGATTTTTACGCAGGTGTGCTGGGTTTGCGATTGATTAAAAAGACGATCAACTTTGATGCTCCAGAAGTGTATCACCTGTATTTTGGGAATGAACAAGGCAGCCCGGGAACGATTGTTACCTTTTTTCCAGCTCCGGGTACACGCAGGGGCAAGATCGGGGGCGGGCAAGTCGGGATTACGACGTATGTCGTGCCGCCCGGCGCTTTGGAATACTGGGAGAACCGTCTGCACAGCTTGAAGGTGTCTTTCACGAAGGCCACTCGTTTTGGCGAGTCATACATCCAGTTCCGAGACAATGAGGGCTTGCATCTGGAGCTGGTGGAGCGGGAAGAAGGCCCGGCGAACACGTGGACGGCAGGTGGTGTACCTGCGGATAAAGCGATCAAAGGTTTTGGCGGTGCCGTGCTGTTCAGTACGGATTCCAAGCATACACAAGATGTGCTGAAGAACGTTCTGGGCATGGTTCCTGTCGGAGAAGACGCAGACGCAGGCTACATCCGCTATCAGACGACTGGAGATTTGGGCAACCTGATCGACCTTCCGATCAAAAATGTACCGCCCGGAAGTGGCGGTGCAGGTACGGTTCACCATATTGCCTGGCGTGCGCAGGACGATACGGAGCATCAGGCGTGGAACGAGTGGGTTCGCCAGCATGGCCTCGGGACGACCGGCATTATTGATCGCCAATATTTTAACGCAGTATATTTTCGTGAACAAGGCGGTATTCTGTTCGAGATCGCAACCGATCCGCCCGGCTTTACCGTCGATGAGGAATTGAATGAATTGGGGCACAAGCTGATGCTGCCTGAGTGGTATGAGCCTCAGCGTTCCCTGATTGAGTCAAATCTGGTTCCCATTGAACCCAGAGTGATCAAACAGGATTAA